A stretch of Heterodontus francisci isolate sHetFra1 chromosome 1, sHetFra1.hap1, whole genome shotgun sequence DNA encodes these proteins:
- the mogs gene encoding mannosyl-oligosaccharide glucosidase isoform X2, producing the protein MSLFKQELLLLKPYWLPLTSLFLWLMWLQQFKAEVNLRHTCEQGDQLPSYGWLMHDGINFGVQEVKDNDFILTTEFVKRVGGQHGGDWTWRITAKPQSSAPENPVISLLFYVASDGQGILQPHIEEKSRLVAVSGSTEELGKFTITFPAPTALKSRSYKYASYNYLKAHCPSLEMMTDIVKNSLNGRFMYNSASSARRYYIGVDSYRPPPKQGGDTTQDNFLVHQVTVQVPFEVEVLFESESFTDRSNHLAGEAFTDELERWKQAFDEKFDTVFKLPDKGFPPQQIKFAKAVFSNTIGGMGYFYGHSYVQSIYNEYPLPYLEGPLYTAVPSRSFFPRGFLWDEGFHQLLISKWNPSISKEVIGHWLDMMNVEGWIPREQILDNEARSKVPAEFIVQRNENANPPTLFLTLKKLIDDLNGHLTEEDKSYLKRLFPRLKTWYDWYNSTQVGSLPSTYRWRGRDTDTNLFLNPKTLTSGLDDYPRASHPSEDERHVDLRCWMTLASKVMTDIAKILGVPHQDYQNMYEKLSDNALLQELHWSEDLKAFSDYGNHTQSIILEREKIYLPPGQPRQHVQPARLIRSVRKQPKPQYVNAFGYVSLFPFLLQILQPDSPKLQHILKNIRDDEKVWTPYGIRSLSKSSPLYLKRNTEYDPPYWRGPIWINMNYLVVRALHYYSTQSGPYREMAAILYQELRTNLISNMYKQFVQTGYLWEQYNDSTGRGQGSHPFTGWSSLIVLIMAEQY; encoded by the exons GGTTGATGTGGCTACAGCAGTTCAAAGCGGAGGTGAATCTGCGGCATACATGTGAGCAGGGTGATCAACTGCCCAGTTATGGCTGGCTAATGCATGATGGAATAAACTTTGGAGTACAGGAAGTAAAAGACAACGATTTCATATTAACAACGGAGTTTGTGAAACGTGTTGGTGGGCAGCATGGTGGAGATTGGACATGGAGAATTACTGCCAAACCACAG AGTTCTGCCCCAGAGAACCCAGTGATATCGCTGTTATTTTATGTCGCTAGTGATGGACAAGGAATACTGCAGCCACACATTGAGGAGAAAAGCAGGCTAGTGGCGGTGTCAGGTTCTACAGAGGAGCTGGGCAAATTCACAATCACCTTTCCGGCACCAACTGCCCTAAAATCCAGGAGCTATAAATATGCCAG TTACAACTATCTGAAGGCACACTGTCCAAGTTTGGAAATGATGACGGACATTGTGAAAAATAGCTTGAATGGCCGTTTTATGTACAACTCAGCTTCTTCTGCCAGACGGTATTACATTGGTGTGGACAGCTACAGGCCACCCCCAAAACAAGGTGGGGACACCACGCAAGACAACTTCTTGGTTCACCAAGTGACTGTTCAGGTTCCCTTTGAGGTTGAAGTCCTGTTTGAGTCTGAAAGTTTCACAGATCGTTCCAATCATTTGGCTGGGGAGGCCTTCACAGATGAGCTGGAGAGGTGGAAACAGGCATTTGATGAAAAATTTGATACAGTTTTCAAATTGCCAGATAAGGGCTTTCCCCCTCAACAAATTAAATTTGCTAAAGCTGTTTTCAGTAATACAATTGGTGGGATGGGGTATTTCTATGGTCATTCATATGTTCAGTCTATATACAATGAGTACCCATTGCCTTACCTAGAGGGCCCACTGTACACTGCAGTTCCATCCCGTTCATTCTTTCCCAGAGGATTCCTCTGGGATGAAGGGTTCCACCAACTTCTGATCAGTAAATGGAATCCATCTATTAGTAAAGAGGTAATTGGACACTGGTTAGACATGATGAATGTTGAAGGTTGGATACCGAGAGAGCAGATTCTGGACAATGAGGCACGTAGTAAAGTGCCAGCAGAGTTTATTGTACAGAGAAATGAAAATGCCAATCCTCCTACACTCTTCCTCACATTAAAAAAACTAATCGACGATTTAAATGGGCATTTGACTGAAGAGGACAAGTCTTACTTGAAGAGACTCTTCCCACGTTTGAAGACTTGGTATGATTGGTACAATTCAACCCAAGTTGGGTCCTTGCCATCAACCTATCGTTGGAGAGGTCGTGACACTGACACGAACCTGTTCCTCAATCCAAAAACTCTGACCTCTGGGCTTGATGATTACCCACGGGCATCGCACCCTTCTGAGGATGAGCGTCATGTGGATCTTCGCTGCTGGATGACATTGGCATCAAAGGTCATGACAGATATTGCAAAAATCCTTGGAGTACCGCATCAAGACTATCAGAACATGTACGAAAAGCTGAGTGATAATGCTTTGCTTCAAGAACTGCACTGGTCTGAGGATCTGAAGGCATTCAGTGATTATGGGAATCATACCCAGTCCATTATTCTAGAGAGGGAAAAGATCTATCTGCCACCTGGTCAGCCACGCCAGCATGTCCAACCTGCCAGGCTTATCCGTTCTGTTCGGAAACAACCAAAACCTCAGTATGTGAATGCTTTTGGCTATGTCAGTCTGTTCCCATTCCTGCTTCAAATCCTGCAGCCTGATTCCCCAAAACTTCAACATATCTTAAAGAATATCAGGGACGATGAGAAAGTCTGGACCCCTTATGGCATACGCTCACTCTCAAAATCTAGCCCCCTCTACTTGAAACGTAACACCGAATATGACCCACCTTATTGGCGTGGGCCCATTTGGATTAACATGAACTACCTTGTGGTTCGGGCACTGCATTACTATTCCACTCAAAGCGGACCATATCGAGAAATGGCAGCAATACTATACCAGGAGCTGAGGACTAACCTCATATCAAATATGTATAAGCAGTTTGTACAGACTGGTTACTTGTGGGAACAATATAATGATAGTACTGGCAGAGGGCAGGGTAGTCACCCTTTTACTGGTTGGTCTTCCCTCATAGTTCTAATAATGGCAGAGCAGTATTGA
- the mogs gene encoding mannosyl-oligosaccharide glucosidase isoform X3, whose protein sequence is MWLQQFKAEVNLRHTCEQGDQLPSYGWLMHDGINFGVQEVKDNDFILTTEFVKRVGGQHGGDWTWRITAKPQSSAPENPVISLLFYVASDGQGILQPHIEEKSRLVAVSGSTEELGKFTITFPAPTALKSRSYKYASYNYLKAHCPSLEMMTDIVKNSLNGRFMYNSASSARRYYIGVDSYRPPPKQGGDTTQDNFLVHQVTVQVPFEVEVLFESESFTDRSNHLAGEAFTDELERWKQAFDEKFDTVFKLPDKGFPPQQIKFAKAVFSNTIGGMGYFYGHSYVQSIYNEYPLPYLEGPLYTAVPSRSFFPRGFLWDEGFHQLLISKWNPSISKEVIGHWLDMMNVEGWIPREQILDNEARSKVPAEFIVQRNENANPPTLFLTLKKLIDDLNGHLTEEDKSYLKRLFPRLKTWYDWYNSTQVGSLPSTYRWRGRDTDTNLFLNPKTLTSGLDDYPRASHPSEDERHVDLRCWMTLASKVMTDIAKILGVPHQDYQNMYEKLSDNALLQELHWSEDLKAFSDYGNHTQSIILEREKIYLPPGQPRQHVQPARLIRSVRKQPKPQYVNAFGYVSLFPFLLQILQPDSPKLQHILKNIRDDEKVWTPYGIRSLSKSSPLYLKRNTEYDPPYWRGPIWINMNYLVVRALHYYSTQSGPYREMAAILYQELRTNLISNMYKQFVQTGYLWEQYNDSTGRGQGSHPFTGWSSLIVLIMAEQY, encoded by the exons ATGTGGCTACAGCAGTTCAAAGCGGAGGTGAATCTGCGGCATACATGTGAGCAGGGTGATCAACTGCCCAGTTATGGCTGGCTAATGCATGATGGAATAAACTTTGGAGTACAGGAAGTAAAAGACAACGATTTCATATTAACAACGGAGTTTGTGAAACGTGTTGGTGGGCAGCATGGTGGAGATTGGACATGGAGAATTACTGCCAAACCACAG AGTTCTGCCCCAGAGAACCCAGTGATATCGCTGTTATTTTATGTCGCTAGTGATGGACAAGGAATACTGCAGCCACACATTGAGGAGAAAAGCAGGCTAGTGGCGGTGTCAGGTTCTACAGAGGAGCTGGGCAAATTCACAATCACCTTTCCGGCACCAACTGCCCTAAAATCCAGGAGCTATAAATATGCCAG TTACAACTATCTGAAGGCACACTGTCCAAGTTTGGAAATGATGACGGACATTGTGAAAAATAGCTTGAATGGCCGTTTTATGTACAACTCAGCTTCTTCTGCCAGACGGTATTACATTGGTGTGGACAGCTACAGGCCACCCCCAAAACAAGGTGGGGACACCACGCAAGACAACTTCTTGGTTCACCAAGTGACTGTTCAGGTTCCCTTTGAGGTTGAAGTCCTGTTTGAGTCTGAAAGTTTCACAGATCGTTCCAATCATTTGGCTGGGGAGGCCTTCACAGATGAGCTGGAGAGGTGGAAACAGGCATTTGATGAAAAATTTGATACAGTTTTCAAATTGCCAGATAAGGGCTTTCCCCCTCAACAAATTAAATTTGCTAAAGCTGTTTTCAGTAATACAATTGGTGGGATGGGGTATTTCTATGGTCATTCATATGTTCAGTCTATATACAATGAGTACCCATTGCCTTACCTAGAGGGCCCACTGTACACTGCAGTTCCATCCCGTTCATTCTTTCCCAGAGGATTCCTCTGGGATGAAGGGTTCCACCAACTTCTGATCAGTAAATGGAATCCATCTATTAGTAAAGAGGTAATTGGACACTGGTTAGACATGATGAATGTTGAAGGTTGGATACCGAGAGAGCAGATTCTGGACAATGAGGCACGTAGTAAAGTGCCAGCAGAGTTTATTGTACAGAGAAATGAAAATGCCAATCCTCCTACACTCTTCCTCACATTAAAAAAACTAATCGACGATTTAAATGGGCATTTGACTGAAGAGGACAAGTCTTACTTGAAGAGACTCTTCCCACGTTTGAAGACTTGGTATGATTGGTACAATTCAACCCAAGTTGGGTCCTTGCCATCAACCTATCGTTGGAGAGGTCGTGACACTGACACGAACCTGTTCCTCAATCCAAAAACTCTGACCTCTGGGCTTGATGATTACCCACGGGCATCGCACCCTTCTGAGGATGAGCGTCATGTGGATCTTCGCTGCTGGATGACATTGGCATCAAAGGTCATGACAGATATTGCAAAAATCCTTGGAGTACCGCATCAAGACTATCAGAACATGTACGAAAAGCTGAGTGATAATGCTTTGCTTCAAGAACTGCACTGGTCTGAGGATCTGAAGGCATTCAGTGATTATGGGAATCATACCCAGTCCATTATTCTAGAGAGGGAAAAGATCTATCTGCCACCTGGTCAGCCACGCCAGCATGTCCAACCTGCCAGGCTTATCCGTTCTGTTCGGAAACAACCAAAACCTCAGTATGTGAATGCTTTTGGCTATGTCAGTCTGTTCCCATTCCTGCTTCAAATCCTGCAGCCTGATTCCCCAAAACTTCAACATATCTTAAAGAATATCAGGGACGATGAGAAAGTCTGGACCCCTTATGGCATACGCTCACTCTCAAAATCTAGCCCCCTCTACTTGAAACGTAACACCGAATATGACCCACCTTATTGGCGTGGGCCCATTTGGATTAACATGAACTACCTTGTGGTTCGGGCACTGCATTACTATTCCACTCAAAGCGGACCATATCGAGAAATGGCAGCAATACTATACCAGGAGCTGAGGACTAACCTCATATCAAATATGTATAAGCAGTTTGTACAGACTGGTTACTTGTGGGAACAATATAATGATAGTACTGGCAGAGGGCAGGGTAGTCACCCTTTTACTGGTTGGTCTTCCCTCATAGTTCTAATAATGGCAGAGCAGTATTGA